tcTTTCAAATTTGGACACTACAAAATACTAATGAGAAATATTAGATTATGTTCCAGCAGCAtcaaataatttaaatgaatagttatttaaaaataaataaaaattctattACACGATTATGCACAttgaaacaaaaatataaaatataaatgtgtgtttaaaaataacatataataaataataaaatatacaacTTGAGACtgattaataataatacataaaaatatgtacAGCTTAATCGAGTTAGTTTTTCGATTGAAAATGATACTAACTTAATCATtagcttaaataatagtatagatatagaTATACAATTGATGCAAGTAATAAAGTAtgcataacaaaattaaaatgactaatttgtgcATATATGCCAGGTTTGTTTTTGTTAATTGACTAAATAGGCCGTTTTTTAAAAGATTTAGAAAAATAGATCTATTCTGGAGAGAGTGTGTGAAAGTAAGTCAAATTGAACGAGTTTTTTTAACAACTGTGTATAAAGCTCACTCAGCTGGATAAGCTTTCCAAATAATTGTGTAGAAAACTCGCCCAACTGGACGAACTTTCTTGCCAACTATGCAGCACGTCCAATTGAACACGTTTTTCATACTTGCTCTTCAAAATTAATCTATTTTcttaaatcttaaaaaaaaagggTCTATTTAATGAATTAAAGAAGAAATGGCATATATGATAATTTAACCAATTAAAATGtataacaatattaaaataaaactttacttAGATGATAAATTAAAAGTTTTACTAATATAATTGATTTTGAATTCAAATCACATCATTTGtatattttactaatttttaaataaaaattaaaatactctcgaataataaaaatattttaattatgaaaagatatttctataattttttaacCAATTTGatgatttaattaaaattcaCACCAagcaatattaaatttaattgagGAAGAAGgcgtttaataatattttaagatAAAAATATATCCATAACCTTAttacattaataattaatttgtacgaaaatagttttaaataactctcatatgtaaatatatatatacaagcttAGTGACTTCACACATttctcatttatttattttcaatatataATTTAAGGAAATTATTTAAAGGTATAATGATAAATtcatcttttaatattttttctcatttcgctattatttttatcactttaactctatttttataaaattagattATATTTTTAGGGAAAAACTTACTAAACTATTAAATAGCTAATGATATTGATGCATGATATTTTATGTGtacaataaaaaattttaaaaatacataaaatattaaaaataaaaatataattcaaaaaaatatatcTGAATAGAACTATCACGCAATgtcaattttgttaaaatttcaataattcaattagCAATTTGAGGAAAAACTAATGACAAAACCAATAAACATTACCTATTTTAAATAATAAGGCTGAAGTAAGGAGAGGAGTGCAGTGGCCAAACATGTCATTAGATTTTTTCAATCTATTTAAGAGTTTAACCATAAttttcaacaaaaattacaaagatctaattaaaattttgaaagaatttaTAAAAGCTCTGAGGAGTACATTAAAAAGATGTGAAAAACATGATAAAATATTCCAAAATTGCGAGGAGTAGGTCCTTTTGTGTCCAACGAGGTTTCACTTTCACAGGGTGGATCTATTCATAGTTTGGCCGAGTTGAGCTAAATCAAATCTAGATTTAATATGTAACAAATAGTAAATattgatataaaatttaatatttttatatacagTATACCATACAAACAATAAAACCAAACTGCCAAATCTGATGAAATGAATCAGGACATGTAAAGCACAAGGTGCGAATAGCCCAACTCATGTACAGCctaaaattcttcatctttctctttCTTCCATCCCTGCCGAAGAAAATTGCTTGTGTCTGCCACCATTACTGTTTGATGCATGATTCACGAAACCTGTTACCTAGTATGTTTATCGGCAATGAAAATGCGCGTCTttgtccccccccccccccatcgagaaaaagaaagatggagcaATGTAGTTCCCCAACAATATACTGCTTTAGTGATTTCACTTCCATTAATCTGCTTCCctgcttttattattattttttttttggccaGTTGCTTCTATGCTTTTATAGTTTTTTCATGTTTCACAAATTATGTTCCTCATAATTTGTAGTTTCGGTGATTTTTCTTCATCGTTTACCTTCTTTTTTGTTCGTACAGTAGTATCAGCTGAAGCTCTCCCcatgaaattaattttattttcacgtaattttttttttgttaaacatagatctttctttttaataattataaataatgtgttgaaattcaatttattataacagtttaaataaaatttatctatCAGAAAAAAAAATCAGTTGATAAAACTTTCTACCAATCAAAAACAGCAAACAGTAAATACCAACTTTCTTCCTTCCACTGAAAAATGATGTTCAAAATTGTTACACTGAAAATGCAAATCATATATATCACCGGGATCTCAAGGATTTTTCAATAATTAatcaacaacgaaaacaagcaTTCTACTCTAAACAGGCTCATCGTTGCTACGATAGAGATTTGATACCTTATTCGGTTTCCCTTCAACATCTGCTTTAGTAGCCGTATCCTGACATAATCAAACGAACCCAACATATTAGCATGCAATATATAAAGAACAAGAAAGTGTTCCACTACTAATCATGTTAGATTCAGAAGTGCAAACCTGAATTATCCATGGGGTTCCCAGCAGGCACGGTCTCGGGTTCCTTTATTTCCACAACCACACAATCGGACATCAAGAATGTCTTGGCCACTGATGCAGCATGCTCCAAGCAACATCTGACCACCTATATTAAGAAAAATGTAATCATCAAAAACTAGGATTTGAACACAAATCCTTTCCCTCAATTCCCCCTAGGCTTCCTTTCTACCGAATATTCTTACAATTCATGGATATACTAATTTTATTTGAGTACCACTAGCTTTAAAAACACTTGAGACTAAAATTGTAAAGTAGGGACAAAGCTCTTTGGCACGCGAACATTCAATTAAAATGGAGTCAAGCACTTAACAAGGGAACAAACCTTGGTTGGATCTATAATTCCTGCAGACATAAGATCCTCATAATTTCCAGTGGCAGCATTGAATCCATGCCTAGGGTTATCGTTGGAGAGCACCTGCAAATAATTAAATAACAGAAGGAAAACCACAACTGTTATCACACTGCGTAAAAAGCAGAGTACTGGTCATGGTAACTTGAAACATCATATCTCGTACCTTCTCGCTCACCACACTTCCATTTACACCAGCATTTTTAGCTATCAATTTTAGAGGGTAACTCAAAGCTCGTTTAACAATATCTGCTCCAACCTATAGTAAATCAAGATATTTAGGGTTTACGAACTTTATCTACAGCCAAATATTTCAACAAAAAACATTCTGAAGTATAAGATTTTTTATGTTATCAAGACAATTTACCTTTTCTTCATCATTATCGAGTGAATCCTTGATAGCATCCACCTTAGAAGCAAGTCTTAGCAAAGTACATCCACCACCGACAACAATACCTTCCTCAACTGCTGCCTGATAAATAGCCCAAAACATGCAGTTTTATATGGTATTGAAGGACAATAATTACAAAACAATTATCAAGACAAGCTTCAAGATTTATATATTACCTTAGTTGCATTAAGAGCATCTTCTactctcaatttcttttctttaagcTCTGTTTCAGTTTGAGCTCCAACCTTCAAATTTTCAAAAGAACATCACATCAAAAATTGGATACAAATAATATAGAATTTCTTAAAACAAATTCCATATGGATAAACTACACGGAATGTCCCTTCAACTAACTAGTGGTTACCTGTATCACTGCCACACCACCAGATAATTTAGCAATCCTTTCGTTAAGTTTTTCCTTCTCATAATCCTGTTCTGCAGCCTGCATTGAAGTAATAATAAGTTAGACATTGTAAGCCCGCAAGAAAGCCTGGTAACCACAATTAGCGCAAACTTGAAAGACAACCTCAATGAGATTTTTAATCTGTACAACTCGTTTATTCACTGCTTCCTGGGTGCTTCCATCACCCACGATGGTGGTTGTATCCTTGGTAAGAACCACTTTAGAGGCATGACCCAAGACTTCTTTGCTAGCTTTGTCCAAGGAAAGCCCAACCTCATCTCTAATAACAGTACCTGTACTCAAATGGTAGATATCTCTCAATAATTACAACACAAGCAAATTAAGTTTTGGGAAAAATATAAACACATGAAAAGTACAGAACTATACAAACCTCCAGTAAGGATAGCAATGTCATCCAGATACTGACTCTTGCGTTCTCCAAAGCCGGGAGCTTTGAGAGCAGCAATCTTCAAAGCACCTCTAAGTTTGTTCACAACCAGAGTTGCTAAAGCTTCCTGTTCAATGTCTTCGGCAATTATCAAAATTGGGTATCCACTCCTAATGGCTTCTTCCAGGATGTTGATAAGATCCCTTGCATTAGTAATTTTTTTATCAACCAGCAGCAACTGCAATCGGAATGCATATGCAATTGTCAACATGCAATACGGGAAAGTTCAACGTTTACAAGAAAAAAATGTCAATCTCATGATTATAAAATGTACCTTGCAGTTCTCATATTCTACTGCCATTTTCTCACTATCAGTGACAAAGTAAGGTGAGATATAACCACGGTCAAATTGCATCCCTTCAACAACATATAGACTATTCTCAGCACTTTTTCCCTCCTCAAGGGTAACTACACCCTTCGCCAACTTTACTCATGGCCTCAGCAATCATATTTCCTACTTCATAGTTGTTCCCAGCACTAACAGCAGCAACATCAGCAAGTTCACTGTCTTCAACCTAAACCCCACAGCACACTAGTTATATTTCCTTCAAATAGTAAAATATAGAAAACATGAAAGCAGGTGAGCATTAAGATTACCTCTTTTGAAATAGCCTTAAGCTCAGATACTAAAGCCCTTGTGGTCTTCTCAATGCCCCTAGTGATCAAAACAGGATTTGCACCGGCTGCCACCACCTGAATTACAATAGCTCTTAGCAATTAAACAAAAATAGCATGGAAATGTCTAACTTTAAAGTTCTCTCATGTACCCCAAACATAATTATATGAAGATAAATGAACGAACCTTTTCTCTCATGTACCCCAAACATAATTATATGAAGATAAATGAACGAACCTTGACACCTTCAGCAATCAAACCTTGCGCAAGAACAACGGAAGTCGTCGTTCCATCACCAGCCAAGTCATTAGTTTTAGCAGCTGCCTGTCTTACTAACTTAGCCCCAATGTTCTCAACTGGGTCCTCCAACTCAACCTTGAAATTGATACAGGCACATCATTCAATCAATGAAATTCTTAAAACTTTTGATCAAGCTTTCAACTTCAAAAAATGGTTAGAGCAAACGCATTATACCTCCTTAGCCACTGTCACACCATCATTAACGATTTTGGGAGAGCCATATTTGCTCTCTAGAACGACATTCCTACCTTTTGGTCCAAGAGTGACTCCAACCAAATCAGCAAGCTTGTTCACACCAGTCTACAACAAAATAACATGAAGTAAGCTAAAGCAAACATATAAATGCTGTGAAGTTCAGTTGAATACTTAACCAGTTAGGCAACTTTTTAGCATTTTAAACAAAGACTCACTTGTAATTTCTTTATAGCTGACCCGTCCTTATTGAAATGTAGCTCTTTTGCTGCAGAAATCTTGGGCAGACGAGATCTTCTAAGAACAACATTTCGTCTACTAACAAATGAAGATGAAGAAATGGAAGCTAAAGATGACAATCTGTTGGAAGAAGATGGAAGCTTCTTATCCATGACTAGACCATTAGGTGCAACGAATGAGCCAACTGATGACATGGCTGTGAAAGTGGATGCCATCTTACTCTCTTAATAAGCTGAAAAAGATTCAAAACCATGGTTTTAGACTCAAGGTTATCTCAAATGTAATTTGATGAATAAGCAATTTTTTTCAAATAGTTTAATTTCTACAACTAAAACACAATAAAAAACATATGAAGGTAAAATTCACAAGTAAAACCAATAATTTTGAAGCATTTCAAGTTTTAACAAAGTTCAAATATAAACGAAAGGATTTTTCTAATATTTTCATtttctaaaactaaaaataataattaaaatataatgctaaaataaaaccataaaaatttataaataatttaaataattcgaGATGTTTTTAAGAAAACTAGTTAGGGAAACATAGGAATAAATACCTTAAATTCGCTCAAATTCGAAGCAAACTtctgaaaaaaaaagaagaagaagaaataaattaGTACCGAAGATAAAATAAAACAAGAGAGGGGCCGGTGAAGGGAGTAAAAAGCAGCAAAGAAAGAAGAACGAGCAACGAAGATGACGGAAggaagaggaaaaagagagaagtAAATAAAGTGTAGAACAGATAACGATGTTAAAGTGGAGGTAGATAGTGGCCGGGGTACGGACAAGCCAACGTAAGTGACTGAGGTTTTGCAATGACGAGCAAGGGGAGGCGGCAGGAGGTCGCCGGATGAAGGAGCAGACCACCGTGAGTATGGAAGGCTTGCGGCGGCTGATGGGAAAGAGAGGATAAAGGAAACAGAGTACTTTACCTTTTAGGTTTTTGTGGAGGTTTATGCAGTGCACTACTGAAAAATGCTATCTGCGTTTCCGATTATAAATTCTCCAAACCTAAGGTTGTTTGATCTGGACCGTTGGATCTCCTTATTCTGTAATCATTTCATTTGTCCCGTTTCCCGTCTGGTTCTCAGTAGAACTATCTAGAATGTTATCACTTATCACAATTCTAGAA
The Gossypium arboreum isolate Shixiya-1 chromosome 10, ASM2569848v2, whole genome shotgun sequence genome window above contains:
- the LOC108489270 gene encoding LOW QUALITY PROTEIN: chaperonin 60 subunit beta 2, chloroplastic (The sequence of the model RefSeq protein was modified relative to this genomic sequence to represent the inferred CDS: inserted 2 bases in 1 codon), translating into MASTFTAMSSVGSFVAPNGLVMDKKLPSSSNRLSSLASISSSSFVSRRNVVLRRSRLPKISAAKELHFNKDGSAIKKLQTGVNKLADLVGVTLGPKGRNVVLESKYGSPKIVNDGVTVAKEVELEDPVENIGAKLVRQAAAKTNDLAGDGTTTSVVLAQGLIAEGVKVVAAGANPVLITRGIEKTTRALVSELKAISKEVEDSELADVAAVSAGNNYEVGNMIAEAMSKVGEXGVVTLEEGKSAENSLYVVEGMQFDRGYISPYFVTDSEKMAVEYENCKLLLVDKKITNARDLINILEEAIRSGYPILIIAEDIEQEALATLVVNKLRGALKIAALKAPGFGERKSQYLDDIAILTGGTVIRDEVGLSLDKASKEVLGHASKVVLTKDTTTIVGDGSTQEAVNKRVVQIKNLIEAAEQDYEKEKLNERIAKLSGGVAVIQVGAQTETELKEKKLRVEDALNATKAAVEEGIVVGGGCTLLRLASKVDAIKDSLDNDEEKVGADIVKRALSYPLKLIAKNAGVNGSVVSEKVLSNDNPRHGFNAATGNYEDLMSAGIIDPTKVVRCCLEHAASVAKTFLMSDCVVVEIKEPETVPAGNPMDNSGYGY